Within the Miscanthus floridulus cultivar M001 chromosome 2, ASM1932011v1, whole genome shotgun sequence genome, the region ttctccccctcgaaatatggcccaaacgacaatgccataatttcgaagagacagtatcaattctcttccgcttcttagttacatccgtagatggggaatcattcacattctcatcacatacattgttcacattctcagcaagagataataaataaagcttgtcttgttggaaggcaagaccaacacatttattattaaccagtatcttacacttgccatcaccaaaatggcaatcaattccatcatcatcaagtttcgaaacacttatcaaatttctacgcaaagaaggaacataaagtacttctttaagtctaagtacaaaaccattattcaattctaaagaaaaatctccaatggcttcaacattggcttgcagtccatttgcaactttaatcattctttctcctctttgcaaggttctcgtcccacttaacccctgtaaagaatttgcaacatgagtagttgctcctgaatcaacccaccaagtggatttatcataacataaatacagagattcatctacaaatgtaataaattcatcacctttctttagcagagatttcaggaagtctggacaatccctcttgtagtgtcccttcttaaagcagtgcttgcactgatctttttctgctccaccatactgctgattctcagaatcctggggtttctttccctgtgaactggaggaagaggacttatcccacttaggttttcCTTGTGGTTTAggattcttgccattaaagttctttcttttgttgtccttcacaaaatgagcagattcacTTTGTGAGGACtctatcctctcctcttcttgagcatacattgagatgagtctttctatgccccatctttcaggctgcatattatagttcacaatgaaggtgtcatattctttcggcaaagaagcaaaaatcaaatgaattaggaaatcctcctccttcaaattcatttcttttagcttagatgccatagtgttcatcttcaaaatgtgctctcttatgctaccaccagtgaatttctcattcacaagcttcttaatcagtgaacttgctgtggccttggtagacccagtaaactgaatcttgattttctcaagatattctttagcagtagcacattcagggattgagccccttatctgttcttctatggtggctttggctaccaacaggcacttacagttggagagagtccattgcctatgttcaaggtcatatttcattcttatttcagcatgatcacgcttccgagaagcgaaatcagcgtcagattcattgtcacctctcactgggtcctctggctcagtaggacacggtgaggtgatggcaaaatcgacctctcctaacgcaagttccaattcatacttctcccgccacacacggtaattggttccgttgagtgtcgggatgttggcaatgttcacaatgcatttgcctcctgaaatcataccagagtaagtaagaaacatttatacataaaatttcatgctttaactcaacgttggtcaaattaaaacttataattcatccatgcaaaacattttacatcaccgttgggcagaagtaaaattaatgcatgatttctcatggatcaaaagttataatattgttattaacaacgttggtcagaaaataacaatatcataattgcatcaaaattatcagaaattcatttctcttaaaattaaattatcccgttggttcaaatttaatcaaagagaacaataattatcatgcacagcggaaaaATTAATGATCTTTTCatgttattattttccagaagcactaaagaattcactgttttctgagcaaaatatcgttggattaaatttgcacagaaaattgtcttaaaatcattcaaattcatcaaaatatgcatttaaaattgTTTCtagaaaataataagaaaaaaaattcttgttcttcttttcattttttagcccagcgcggcccaagacgcgctGAACCGGCTCGGCCCAGCTTGCCTCGCGTGCACAGGCCGCACCCAggtcgcaacctgggcctgggccggcaaagcgccgCGCGCGCTCGCTCCCGCCTAGGCCGGCGAGTTGGCCCAGCGTATCGCGGCCGTTCGTGtcgatccgacggccgagcgACTGTTTCGCGCTGATCAAAACGTCGCCGCGGCCGACGCCCTGGAAACCCTAGGCATTCGgctcttcccctctctctctcctcgctGCTTGCCTCTTCTCAGCCGCAGCGGAGACGGTCGCCGCCGAGCAGCCGCAAGCGAGGAAAACCGGAGCGGGCTTtggcgccgtcgctggccccctcgccggcgcgcgtgctccccaacgggtgagcacgccgccgtcgagcggcctagccgcggcgctttcttggccgagcccggcgagccgTTTCTTGGCCGAGCCCGCACGCATCGGCTCGGTTTCTTCTCCAGCGCCGGCGAAAGAGCCGGtgcgcttcttcttcttccgcgcCGGTGGAGGTTTATCCccgacgaaccctaaccctaattttccCCCTTTCTCCTTTTTTTTGAGTTTGTTCTTTTCGGTTTTATCCGAATGGGGAAGACTAGGGTTAGGTTTAGAGTTTTGTTCTTGCCGATTCGTTTTCcttttcgttcatccgaatggaaaaatgggattagggttagggtttgacccttcttctttcttcttccccttttttTCCCCTCTTTCGGATTAGAGTTCTAGGGTTCTTGGAATCCGACcctccctttccccttcttcaaTCCCTTGTTTAGTTTTGATTTtgggaattagggttaggtcttagggttcggtttTCGACTTTCTTTCCTGATCCGCATCTCATTTCTTGATGAACCGtggctccggtaccattgttaggTTAGTTTTCTTAGGTATGTTCATCGGATCGGGATACTTAGCATAGTAATAGAGCATTCGGATTTCACAGAGAGATTGAGAGATAGGTGATAGGTGGCAAACCGTCAAatgccgtagttgttgaagctccggccGGTGTTTCGTTGACGgatgccatctgcgcgccggcagcgacggttggtggagagggagtcggcgctgtggcgtcctcggcgacggcgtgagcgtcgggtggcgttgccggcgtcggtggtacttctcatcgctggcagcgcccctactttcgatcgggtctagggtttaggatgtcggtggggtgactggcggcgcggtgaacctagTGTCGCGAGCCCCGACcccccaccttcctttatagcgctgtgcaacgggggcccaccaaccatgtagggttgggcgcccccgatcagggcgcgaggacaaggcccagttaggccgttgggcctaactggtgggagatcaatactAACACGTGCAATTGGATGTTTAAAAATCTGAGTGGAGGTTATTTAACCTTAGATCTCTGGGTTGTCAGTTAGGCAAAGTAGGAGCAAAGCTGGCGCCTGCGAGCATACTGACGCTGCTAGCAGTGGCGATTTGGCGAGCGTCATCAAAAGGTGAAATCTATTTGGCAACAGCAGCGCGATTCTTTCTTCGTAAAATTGATTAGAGTAGTTCCATCTTAACATGATTACCCTACAAAGCAAAGGAAATGTACAGCATCTGAAGACATGAACCACGGACTAATTATGAATTCGAGAATAGCACAGCATGCAGGCATGAATCACGAACTAAAATGAATTCCAGAATAGCACAGCGTCTGCAGACATATGAACCAGGGGCTAATGATGAATTCAAACAGATGACAGAACATGACTGCAGCCTTTCATCTCTGGTTTTCAGAAGCATCAGGGAGGGAAGGCAGGCCAGCCTTTTTTCCTACCATCTTCTTGCCTCCCCTTCCCCTCGTAAAAGTTTCTGCTTCTGTACAGCACATCATTATCCATGCTGGCAGTGGATGGATTACCACTAAGATGTGTCATCAGGCTGAAAAAACACAGGAAAAATTGCTGGGAAATAATTAGATTGTAACGGCAATCTACCCACCAAAAAACATTACAGAGAGAAAAGTAGCATAATATATGTAAGTTATGCACTGTTTGGTTACTTAGTCTAATCATTGAAGAAGGAATGGtctattacaacatgtgcaaaaAAAGCTTGTGGTAATACAGAGAAGTGCTATGAGATACCAGCACGGCAATAAGGGATTAAGGGTACAGCGATATTTAACTCTTGAAAACATTGTGGTAATATAGAGAATCATAGTATTGAAGTATCTGATATGGGTACGGGTGGGTTAGTGAATCATCGGTGATACATAGCCAAGAAGTGCTATGTTAATTATTGTTAATCTGGTAACTTGAAAGATTGGAGGTAAAATTACTATGTACTCCGTACTGAATTACAAATAGCAAAACAAGTGCAAGAGCAGGGTGCTGCTCAAATCTGTTAGGACAAAATCATACTATAATTAACACCATCTGTCAACCTGAGATTGCAAACATGAAAGTGTTTGATGACCTATTACTACCAGCGGATAAGAGACTATTGTATAGACCCCCTGGAGCTGTGGTTGTACAGAACCaataaagagagaaagaacaaagtaATTGAATCATTGAACGAAAAAATTGCAAATACGGGCAGATCCTAGCTTAATTTGAAATTTCTCTTGGATTTGTTGGCGCCTATTAGTGTCTGTATTCAGTTTATTAGAATCTCCGTGTGCTCACTAATTTTAACCCACCACCAACCACTCCCCTTGCATGTAACACACAAGAACAACATATCTTTCCCCAAGTTTCTGAATTACTAGTAGAATTTGCAAAGTGTATGTACAGATATGCTTGAATAAAAGGTGGTGGAGTTGGCAACAGACAAATTATGAGTTTCATGACGAATGCTTGAACTTTTCCAggtaccgaggatggatatgggCATCTTCATGGAGCATCCGTATCATCTAGAGAACATAAGATATAGCTCATAGTCTCTCCAATTTAACATAACCTCTTCAACGCTCGTCTCATCAAAATATGCATTAGACAACCTCGCATGTTTATGCAGGTTTAGATTTCTCATTTCTTATATTCTTGTATCTAAACCTCCATAATCCTCCTGTCTTCTCCACATAATGAAGATCAGATGTGATGAGGATTAAAGAATATTGCCCCAAAGCTCTCAAGGACCACAAGAACAACTGATTCCAATGGGTTCTGAACCCACGTAGAGAAGTCAGGAAACATGAGGAATGAGGATTCCATGACGATGGCAACTAAACAATTGTTTATGTTGACTCCTCATGTTCCAAAATTTAGTGCCCAAAATCTGAGTTCCATGTTGATTTGTCAACTAACTGATCAAATGTAAAATGAGTAAGATCAATATAATGGATTTATGTAACATGCACCCAGCTACTCCCGGGCGTCTTACTCAAACCCCTTTCCGCCATCATCTTCCTTAAACCCTTAACCTTGTCCCACTTCTTTGCTTGTGCATATATGTTACCCAAGAGAATGTAATATCCGCTCTCCTCTGGCTCCAGTTCAAAGCACTTGGAAGCAACAACCTCCCCAAGCTCAATGTTGTTGTGCAACCTGCAAGCAAGAAGCAAGGCACCCCAAACACTGGCATGTGGGCATACAGGTATCTGCATGATCAGCTGGAATGCTTCTTCCAACTTTCCGCAGCGCCCCAGAATGTCTACCATAATAGTGTAGTGTTCCATTGAAGGATTAATCCTATATTTGCTTGACATGGAAGTGAAACAAGCACGAGCTTCTTCCAGTAGTCCTGCATGACTGTATGCAGACAACAACCCCACAAAGGTCACCGCATTAGGATCAATCCTCGCTTTGGACATCTCCTTGAATAAGCCAACAGCTTCATTTAACTTGCCATGCATTCCACAGCCCACTATCATCGCACTGTAAGACACCACATCCCTTGATCTCAAGCCTCTGAACAATTCAAAAGCCCTATCCATTTGCCCACTCTTGGTGTACAAATCAATCAGAGCAGTACGCAGGTGATCATCCAGATCAACCCCCACATACCCCATGAAACTCTCAACCCACAAGCCGAACCTCAAGTCCCCCAGCTGTGAACATGCCGAGATGACAGAGGAGAAAGTCTTCTCATTGGGTACCACCCAAATATGTGGCTTCAACATCCTGTTAAAGATGCCAAGTGCCTCTCTTGCGCAACCATTCTGTGCATAGCATGAGATCATTGCATTCCATGCATAAAGATCCTTATTATCCATCCTATCAAACAGGTTAGCAGCAGCTTGGACGTCACCGGCCTTGGCGTACCCTGAGATCATCGTGATCCAGGAAACATTGTTCCTGATGGGCATCCGCTCAAACAGCTCTTGCGCTTGGGCCACGTGGCCTTGTGCCATGAAACCGGACACGAGGGCGTTCCAGGACGCGGCGTTTGTCTCGGGCATTTGGTCGAACAGTTCGATGGCCTCGTCGAGGTGGCCGGCCTTGGCGAGTCCAGCGACCATGGAGTTCCACGACACAACGTCCCGCGCGGGCATTGCCTCGAACATGGAGCGCGCGGCGGTGATATCGCCCGCGCGTAGGAGGGAAGCGAGGAGCGAGTTGGACGAGACGAGGCGGGAGTGGCGGTGCAGCGGCGCGGGCTCGTCATCGAGCAAGCCGCGGGCGTGGTCGTGGTGCGGGGGCAGGAGGCGGGAGTAGAGGTGAGAGAGCGCGGCGTGCGGGTAGGGGTGGGAGAGGAGACCGAGGCGGAGGAGGTGCGCGTGGAGGGAGGCCGCCGCGGGGAGAGCGGCGTGCTCGGGGAGGCGGGGCACAGACTTGAGGACGGCGGCGAGGGCGAAGGGGCAGGGGCGGCGGGACGAGCGTAGGGACGCGAGGTACAGAGCGATGGCGCGGCGGGGCCGGCCTTGGTCTGCCGCCGCGCGGATGGCGATCGTCCACGGCGAGTTGAAGCCGCCGGCAGCGGGCGGGGCGCGCATGGCCGGGAGCCTCGAGTCCTCCGCGGGATTGCCACCCCTCGCCGGCGGCACAAGCTCTTATTGACTCCACGCTACAGGTGTGAGATGAGGAGGGAAAGGACGCTTGCCGTTGCCGGCAAGAAGGGAGATGGACGGCCTGGGGCCGGCGGGCGCGCGTCCTGCGGCGATCGGAGCCACGGCCGGGGGCCCGGCGGACCGAAGACGGAGCTGCGAccgggcggaggcggcggcggagccaAGGGACCGGGGGCGCGGCGGAGATGGCCGCAAGCGGCCGAGTTGGCCAAGGCACAGACGGGCGGGTATGGCTGGGCGGCGGTGGCACGAGCAGGAGTGCCGGCGGTGCGGACGCGAGCGTGGCCACGGCTTGCGGCGAACGGAGGGAAAGGGGAAGAACGAAGAAGCGCATGTTTATGCGGCCCGTAGTTAACGAGAAAAAGGGAAAGCGCGCATGTTTGTATAATAAAAGCACTATCTAAAGTTTAACCcagtatataaaaaatattaatattgatCATACCAAATAAACATTATTAGATGTACAAATGTTGAtacaattttttttataaaactagctaaatttaaaattagttgacTTCTCAAAGAATGACATGACATGTTCACTTATTATTTTGAGATGGATGAAGTGTATCTTTTGTATGAATTTGAttaataaacttataatattgtttgGTTTCTTGAAAAGCAAAAATTTTAGTCTCTTTAGAGGAGAGAAAACCTTTGAAAATAAAAATATACCATACAAAGAAAAGGAAATATACAACATCGGCACACATGAACCATGGACTACCAGTTCGTTTAGCTGGAAAGACGGATGAAAAGTATTGTTTCTTGATTTGACGTGAAAGAAAAACATTGTACCATGTAATTCCAGACTAGCACAACATCTACAGGCATGAACTACAAACTAATTACGAATTTCAGAATAGCACAGCGTCTGCAGACATGAACAGACTAATGATGAattcaaacagatggacagaacATAACTGCAGTCTTTCATCTCTGGTTTTCAGAAGTATCAGGGAGGGAATGCAGGCCGTTTTTTTAAAGGGACTTTTGCGTTTGTATCCTTGTTTTGTATTGAAATTATAATTTTGCCTCTATTTTTTTTGTCTTTGTGAATTTATCCCTACGttgccattcacgaagcaccagtttgctcctgctccgtcatccacccctaacggtgttaaactttatACAAAAGAACATGAATGCCTatacgattttgcccctgtttgttatgcataattgtgattttaccctgattcGTGAATTACTTACTAGtggttcttcttttctttgctttgcTTTTTTTTTACTGGAGGTCATCAGACATTTCTTGCCAGGAAGGAAGGAAACACTTGACTGATTTGACTTGTGTCTTTTTAACTGACACCACATTTTCACTCACTCCATTGAGTTCAGGACTTCAGGTCAGTCATTCCCGGCTGATCTTTACTTTTTCGACTGAAAATTCACCCCCAAAGAGTCTACTGTATTACTGAGCTGCAGTCACCTGAAAATTCACTTGCAATCTGGTATGGGGAATAAGGCTCTGGGGACCTCCTATGTACGAGCTCAGGCTCCCTCTGGTAACAGCCTTCTCCCTTCATCCCCTGCTTCTTCACCCCTCCCCTGTTTCTAGCTGCTCTAGGAACCaaaaacagaggaggaggagcgccgatGCGGGGTTGCCGTCGCGCCGATGCGGGGTTGCCGAAGCGCCATGACCGGCGGGCGAGGTCGCCGAGGGCCGCCGTCGCGCGGGCGCGGGGTTGCTGGAGCGCCATCGCCGAGAGCAGCTCCAACCCATGCAGTGTTATCCCATCTTTCACCAAGGAGGAACCAAGCAAAAGCAGCTCCCCAAACTGGCTCCAAGCCGTAGACAATTGCAGTTTCAGTTGCTGAAACATCGCCCATCGCTACCATCTGCACGAGGACGTGTACGTACTCCACATGCTTAAAACAAGCAAGCATTAAATGAGAAGAGCCCTAAAACTAGGGCGCCCGTAAAACTACTAGAACACTCAAAGAAGTAGACTAACCTCTGCCCACATGCATAACACCGTAGAAAGAACTTCAGTGTACAATGCTGGTATCCTGAGAGATGTTTATATGTTTGAAATTCGGTTGATCATCGTCAATGCAAGATCGAAGACTCAATGAAAGTGTGATTATTGTTGCACAAAGAACCTTTTGAACAGAAATCAGGAAAGCAAGAAATTGTGCCAGAGATGTTTTACCATTCTGTAATATCCTGAGAGCTATTATCACAACAGCCAAAAAACTACTAGTAACAGTCAATACAGAAGAAGAAGTTGTTACTTACGCAGGGAGGAGAGCCGCCACATTCCAGCAGGCCAATTCCGAATAGAGACATGATGGCTCCGAACCAAGTGAGTTTGGGGATCGAGGCACCAAGAAGGCCATCAATTAGAGTTACAACTATGACCTGCACAGTAATTAGAGGCCATCAATTAGAGGCACAAAAATGAGTACAAAAGGCTCAATTTTACTGTTAAATTGTTGTGACAAACTAATCACAGTGGTCGGAGAAAGAAATGTGAGCATGAAGAGTATTTGGAGCTGTACTACAGAGCGATACGCTGCTATTCTTAATAATGACAGAAGCATGCAGAGTAGAGTTTGAGATCGAGCGGTTGAACGGAGCggctaggagagagagggagtgagaTTAGTAAGAACAAAGAAAGTATCCGCAGACCATAGATGACCGTGAGGGCGTTGAGGATGATGATGCTTCGTGTCTTCTTCGAGGCGAACAGGATCCGCCTCCACACCGGTCGCCCGCGTGCCGGCTTCTTCCTCTCTTCCTCGATCTTGGCCTCCACCTCGCCGTTGGAGCCACCGGGCCCGTCGAGCGCCGCGCACCGGGGCGCCACGAGGACCCTTGCCCGGCTCGACGTGGACCAGCGGGGCTCCGCGACGGCGACCATCGCGTGGCAGgaagggcccaccactaccgcccCAGCCCCGCCCATCTGTAGCGACAGCGCCCATGACGCGAGCGCGAGGGAAGAAGCCATGCCAAGACCGCTCCGCCCGCCCCTGC harbors:
- the LOC136519928 gene encoding pentatricopeptide repeat-containing protein At4g22760-like, which gives rise to MRAPPAAGGFNSPWTIAIRAAADQGRPRRAIALYLASLRSSRRPCPFALAAVLKSVPRLPEHAALPAAASLHAHLLRLGLLSHPYPHAALSHLYSRLLPPHHDHARGLLDDEPAPLHRHSRLVSSNSLLASLLRAGDITAARSMFEAMPARDVVSWNSMVAGLAKAGHLDEAIELFDQMPETNAASWNALVSGFMAQGHVAQAQELFERMPIRNNVSWITMISGYAKAGDVQAAANLFDRMDNKDLYAWNAMISCYAQNGCAREALGIFNRMLKPHIWVVPNEKTFSSVISACSQLGDLRFGLWVESFMGYVGVDLDDHLRTALIDLYTKSGQMDRAFELFRGLRSRDVVSYSAMIVGCGMHGKLNEAVGLFKEMSKARIDPNAVTFVGLLSAYSHAGLLEEARACFTSMSSKYRINPSMEHYTIMVDILGRCGKLEEAFQLIMQIPVCPHASVWGALLLACRLHNNIELGEVVASKCFELEPEESGYYILLGNIYAQAKKWDKVKGLRKMMAERGLSKTPGSSWVHVT
- the LOC136536210 gene encoding uncharacterized protein codes for the protein MASSLALASWALSLQMGGAGAVVVGPSCHAMVAVAEPRWSTSSRARVLVAPRCAALDGPGGSNGEVEAKIEEERKKPARGRPVWRRILFASKKTRSIIILNALTVIYAAYRSVVQLQILFMLTFLSPTTVIVVTLIDGLLGASIPKLTWFGAIMSLFGIGLLECGGSPPCDITEWIPALYTEVLSTVLCMWAEMVAMGDVSATETAIVYGLEPVWGAAFAWFLLGERWDNTAWVGAALGDGAPATPRPRDGGPRRPRPPVMALRQPRIGATATPHRRSSSSVFGS
- the LOC136538197 gene encoding uncharacterized protein, yielding MASVNETPAGASTTTAFDGGKCIVNIANIPTLNGTNYRVWREKYELELALGEVDFAITSPCPTEPEDPVRGDNESDADFASRKRDHAEIRMKYDLEHRQWTLSNCKCLLVAKATIEEQIRGSIPECATAKEYLEKIKIQFTGSTKATASSLIKKLVNEKFTGGSIREHILKMNTMASKLKEMNLKEEDFLIHLIFASLPKEYDTFIVNYNMQPERWGIERLISMYAQEEERIESSQSESAHFVKDNKRKNFNGKNPKPQGKPKWDKSSSSSSQGKKPQDSENQQYGGAEKDQCKHCFKKGHYKRDCPDFLKSLLKKGVKWDENLAKRRKND